A single genomic interval of Hevea brasiliensis isolate MT/VB/25A 57/8 chromosome 4, ASM3005281v1, whole genome shotgun sequence harbors:
- the LOC110657292 gene encoding probable LRR receptor-like serine/threonine-protein kinase At3g47570, producing MAVFLPSSKFSIYAATLFLCFGSIVRAGDENDQLALLDIKAKITNDPLGVLGSWNSSSHFCQWYRVTCGKRHKRVTALDLRSLLLQGSISPHLGNLSFLRVLHLQNNSLSHDIPQEIGRLRRLQLLDIGYNMLTGEIPANISGCSDLVGLQLSFNRLIGRIPEDFSSLSKLRFLLIDNNNLTGGIPPSLGNLSSLEWLQTTINNFGGRIPETLGQLNNLNYISMGGNMLSGTVPSSIYNLSYMSVFCVPVNRLQGTIPSNLGNIFPNLVEFNIGDNKFTGSIPASLSNASNLERLTTAINGLTGNVPSLEKLHKLWWLSISTNYLGTGQEGDLSFFSSVSNSTSLVLCSISANNFGGLLPASITNFTGLSIMTLDANQISGSIPTGLGNLINLEMLDMGNNQLVGVIPEEIGKLQKLNKLNLHGNKLSGNIPPSLGNLTLLTYLNLHQNNLLGSIPPSLGKCQNLLSFTLNQNNLSGPIPREVVSISSLAIYMNLSQNYLTGSLPTEVGILKNLGIFDVSYNMLSGEIPSTLGSCTSLEYLYMQGNFFQGVIPASLSSLKGLQVLDFSLNNLTGTIPGFFEGFQLLQILNLSFNDLEGMVPKGGVFKNASAISVAGNSKLCGGIAEFQLPQCNFEETKKVKMALSMKLIIAASGALCVALALLSLFLLVAKRKRVEPTLRYSEDSHFQMPYQNLSKATEGFSSSNLLGVGSFGSVYKGILQDGKLVAVKVLNLVHPGASKSFKAECKVSRNVRHRNLVKLVTVCSSVDYQGNDFKALVYELMVNGNLNDWLYPMSITNGAKVSPRNLNFCRRSSIAIDVASAFEYLHHGYQSPIIHCDLKPSNVLLDDEMVGHVGDFGLARFFPEPTDSTSQSSTIGVRGSIGYTAPEYGMGNEVSTSGDVYSYGILLLEMFTGKRPTNEMFNDSFNLHNYTEAALPDKVEKILDPSIVQEIKEEMSSKDSHVVQECLILIFEIGVACSAELPSERMNITDVTAKLQTIKRRLSFK from the exons ATGGCGGTTTTCCTCCCAAGTTCAAAATTTTCCATTTATGCCGCCACTCTGTTTTTGTGCTTCGGCTCCATAGTTAGAGCAGGGGATGAAAATGATCAGCTAGCATTGCTTGATATCAAGGCCAAGATCACTAATGACCCTCTTGGCGTCCTTGGCTCCTGGAATTCTTCTTCTCATTTTTGCCAGTGGTATCGTGTGACATGCGGCAAAAGGCACAAAAGGGTCACCGCGTTGGATCTTAGGTCCCTGCTCCTCCAGGGTTCCATATCACCACACTTGGGAAACCTGAGCTTTCTACGTGTCTTGCACCTTCAAAACAACTCCCTCAGTCACGACATCCCCCAAGAAATTGGCCGTCTGCGGAGGCTACAGCTTCTTGATATAGGCTATAATATGCTCACTGGAGAAATTCCTGCTAATATATCTGGTTGCTCCGATCTTGTAGGCCTGCAACTTAGTTTTAACAGGTTGATTGGAAGAATTCCTGAGGATTTCAGTTCCTTATCGAAGCTCCGTTTCTTACTTATCGACAACAACAATCTAACTGGAGGGATCCCTCCATCTCTTGGAAACCTCTCATCTCTGGAGTGGCTCCAGACAACCATAAACAATTTCGGTGGACGTATCCCTGAAACCCTTGGCCAATTAAACAACTTGAATTACATTTCTATGGGAGGAAACATGTTGTCTGGAACTGTCCCTTCCTCAATATACAATCTTTCTTACATGAGTGTATTTTGTGTTCCTGTAAATCGACTTCAAGGAACCATACCCTCAAACTTGGGCAACATTTTTCCAAACCTCGTGGAGTTTAATATTGGTGATAACAAATTTACTGGATCCATTCCTGCTTCCTTATCCAATGCTTCAAACTTGGAAAGACTTACAACTGCAATAAATGGGCTTACTGGGAACGTTCCTTCCTTGGagaagttgcataagctatggtGGCTGAGTATTTCCACCAACTATCTAGGAACTGGCCAAGAAGGTGACTTGAGCTTTTTCTCCTCTGTGAGCAATTCGACTAGCTTGGTGCTGTGTTCTATAAGCGCCAACAATTTTGGGGGGTTGCTGCCTGCTTCCATCACCAACTTTACCGGCCTCTCCATAATGACCCTGGATGCAAATCAAATTTCCGGAAGCATCCCAACTGGGTTAGGAAATTTGATCAACTTGGAGATGCTAGATATGGGAAACAATCAATTGGTAGGTGTCATTCCTGAAGAAATTGGAAAACTTCAAAAGCTGAACAAGTTGAATCTGCACGGAAATAAGTTATCTGGTAACATTCCACCCTCTTTGGGAAATTTAACGTTGCTGACCTATCTCAATTTGCACCAAAATAATTTGCTCGGCAGCATACCTCCAAGTCTTGGGAAATGCCAAAATTTACTGTCTTTCACTCTTAACCAAAACAATCTTAGTGGTCCAATCCCGAGAGAAGTTGTAAGCATCTCATCCTTGGCAATCTATATGAACCTATCTCAAAACTATTTGACTGGTTCTCTTCCAACTGAAGTAGGAATTTTGAAAAATCTAGGAATATTCGATGTTTCTTATAACATGTTGTCTGGAGAAATTCCTAGTACCCTCGGCAGTTGCACAAGTTTAGAATATCTGTATATGCAGGGCAACTTTTTCCAAGGTGTCATTCCTGCGTCTTTAAGTTCGTTGAAGGGCCTCCAAGTTTTAGATTTTTCTCTCAACAATCTGACTGGAACAATTCCAGGATTTTTTGAGGGGTTTCAGTTGTTGCAGATATTGAATTTATCTTTCAATGATCTGGAGGGTATGGTGCCAAAAGGAGGAGTCTTTAAGAATGCAAGTGCAATTTCTGTCGCAGGAAACAGTAAACTATGTGGCGGCATTGCTGAATTTCAGTTACCTCAATGCAACTTTGAAGAGACAAAAAAAGTAAAAATGGCCCTTTCCATGAAACTAATAATAGCTGCTTCTGGGGCTCTTTGTGTAGCACTAGCTTTGCTTTCTCTTTTTCTATTGGTGGCTAAGAGGAAAAGAGTAGAACCCACTTTAAGGTATTCAGAGGATTCACATTTTCAAATGCCTTATCAAAATCTTTCTAAAGCTACTGAAGGATTCTCGTCATCTAATTTGCTCGGAGTGGGTAGTTTCGGTTCAGTGTATAAAGGTATTCTACAGGATGGAAAACTAGTTGCTGTCAAGGTGTTAAACCTTGTGCACCCTGGAGCCTCCAAAAGTTTCAAGGCTGAATGCAAGGTGTCACGCAACGTTAGACATCGAAATCTTGTCAAGCTCGTGACTGTATGTTCTAGTGTAGATTATCAAGGAAATGATTTCAAGGCTCTAGTTTATGAACTCATGGTTAATGGAAATCTAAATGACTGGTTATATCCAATGTCTATAACCAATGGGGCAAAAGTGTCACCCAGGAACTTGAATTTTTGTCGGAGATCAAGTATTGCCATTGACGTTGCTAGTGCATTCGAGTACCTTCACCATGGTTACCAATCGCCTATAATTCATTGTGATCTGAAGCCCAGTAATGTTCTCCTCGATGATGAAATGGTGGGACATGTAGGAGATTTTGGCTTGGCAAGATTCTTCCCAGAACCCACCGATTCCACCAGTCAGTCAAGCACCATTGGAGTAAGAGGATCCATTGGTTACACTGCTCCAG aatatggtatgggAAATGAGGTGTCAACATCTGGTGATGTCTACAGTTATGGCATCCTGTTGTTAGAGATGTTCACAGGAAAAAGACCGACTAATGAAATGTTCAATGACAGCTTCAACCTTCATAACTATACAGAAGCAGCCTTACCAGATAAAGTGGAGAAAATCTTGGATCCAAGTATTGTTCAGGAAATAAAAGAAGAGATGAGCAGTAAGGATTCCCATGTAGTTCAAGAGTGCCTgattttaatatttgaaatagGGGTAGCTTGCTCTGCTGAATTACCCAGTGAACGGATGAACATTACTGATGTCACTGCTAAGCTGCAGACGATCAAAAGGAGACTCTCTTTTAAGTGA
- the LOC110657337 gene encoding probable WRKY transcription factor 17: MAVELVSFTEMEDQAIQETASQGLKSMEHLIRLMSHQSSHHVDCTDLTDLTVFKFKKLISLLNRTGHARFRRGPVQPSSSSSLPLSSPPTGFGSASRSQTLNQTPNHVAAPATVHQPAVIHTVIAPQVPIATPASFVQTQPQSLTLDFTKPSIFSSNGKSAELGFTKESFSVSSSSSFMSSAITGDGSVSNGKQGSSIFLAPAVSDGKPPLSSGPYNKKRCHEHDYSDEMSGKFSGSASSKCHCSKRRKNRVKKTIRVPAISSKIADIPQDEYSWRKYGQKPIKGSPYPRGYYRCSTVRGCPARKHVERANDDPKMLIVTYEEEHRHAQPALQEILSGGTGLVFEST, encoded by the exons ATGGCAGTTGAGCTTGTGAGCTTTACAGAAATGGAAGATCAGGCTATACAAGAGACTGCATCACAAGGCTTGAAGAGTATGGAGCACCTGATCCGCCTCATGTCTCACCAATCTAGCCACCACGTGGATTGCACAGACCTCACTGACCTCACCGTCTTCAAGTTCAAAAAACTCATCTCTCTTCTCAATCGGACCGGTCATGCACGGTTCAGACGCGGACCGGTTCAACCTTCCTCTTCTTCCTCACTTCCCTTGTCATCGCCACCAACTGGTTTTGGTTCTGCCTCTCGCTCCCAAACTTTAAACCAAACTCCGAATCACGTCGCAGCTCCGGCTACTGTACATCAGCCTGCTGTTATCCATACGGTGATAGCTCCTCAGGTTCCGATCGCGACTCCGGCGAGCTTTGTTCAGACACAGCCCCAAAGTTTGACTCTTGACTTCACAAAACCTAGCATATTTAGCTCTAATGGTAAAAGCGCGGAGCTTGGGTTCACAAAAGAAAGCTTTAGCGTATCGTCTAGCTCATCTTTCATGTCCTCCGCTATAACCGGAGACGGTAGCGTTTCGAATGGTAAGCAAGGATCCTCGATTTTCTTGGCGCCTGCGGTCTCCGACGGCAAGCCTCCGCTCTCATCGGGGCCGTACAACAAGAAGAGATGCCACGAGCATGATTATTCCGATGAAATGTCTGGAAAGTTCTCGGGATCCGCCAGCAGCAAGTGCCATTGCTCCAAGAGAAG gAAAAATCGGGTGAAAAAAACAATTAGAGTCCCAGCGATTAGTTCGAAAATCGCCGACATCCCACAGGACGAGTACTCGTGGAGAAAGTATGGTCAAAAGCCAATCAAGGGGTCACCATACCCCCG GGGATATTACAGGTGTAGTACTGTTAGAGGGTGCCCAGCGAGGAAGCATGTAGAAAGGGCCAACGATGATCCGAAGATGCTGATCGTGACATATGAGGAGGAACACCGTCACGCTCAACCCGCGTTGCAGGAGATCTTGAGCGGTGGTACAGGGTTAGTGTTCGAGTCaacgtga
- the LOC110657336 gene encoding exocyst complex component EXO70A1 — protein sequence MGDSVSGNGDDKGRIQNLIAARKSLKLSLDKSKALGFALDKAGPRLDEIKQRLPSLEAAVRPILADEDALATVGGHINRAVGPAAAVLKVFDAVHGLEKSLLSDPKNDLPGYLSVLKRLEEALRFLGDNCGLAIQWLEDIVEYLEDNTVADARFLTNLKKSLKNLRELQSDDQKARLDGGLLDAALDKLEGEFRRLLSEHSVPLPMSSPSSLGQQAVIAPSPLPVTVIQKLQAILGRLIVNNRLERCISIYVEVRGSNVRASLQALDLDYLEISIAEFNDVQSIEGYIAQWGKHLEFAVKHLFEAEYKLCNDVFERIGLDVWMGCFSSIAAQAGFLAFLQFGKTVAESKKDPIKLLKLLDIFASLNKLRLDFNRLFGGAACIEIQNLTRDLIKRVIDGASEIFWELLVQVELQRQIPPPPDGGVPRLVSFITDYCNKLLGDDYKPILTQVLIIHRSWKHERFQERLLVTEVLNVIKAIELNVETWTKAYEDTILSNLFAMNNHYHLYKHLKGTKLGDLLGDSWLREHEQYKDYYATIFLRDSWGKLPSHLSREGLILFSGGRATARDLVKKRLKTFNEAFDEMYRKQSNWVMPERDLREKTCQLIVQAVVPVYRSYMQNYGPLVEQDGSSSKYAKYSVQALEQMLASLFQPKPGRYGSFKGRQPSEKFNNGVADLRRTASAVV from the coding sequence ATGGGGGATTCCGTTAGCGGTAATGGCGATGATAAAGGTAGAATTCAGAATTTGATAGCTGCAAGGAAGTCATTGAAGCTTAGCTTAGACAAATCAAAAGCCTTAGGGTTTGCTCTTGACAAAGCAGGACCTAGATTGGATGAGATTAAGCAGAGATTGCCTTCTCTAGAGGCGGCTGTACGCCCCATTCTAGCTGATGAGGATGCCCTTGCTACTGTTGGTGGCCACATTAACCGTGCTGTTGGTCCTGctgcggcagtgcttaaggtttTTGATGCTGTTCATGGTCTAGAAAAGTCGCTTTTATCAGATCCAAAAAATGATCTTCCTGGTTATTTGTCTGTATTGAAGCGCCTTGAAGAGGCATTGAGGTTTCTGGGAGATAATTGTGGATTGGCAATTCAGTGGTTGGAGGATATAGTTGAGTATTTGGAGGATAATACTGTGGCGGATGCGCGGTTTCTTACCAATTTGAAGAAGTCATTGAAGAATCTTAGGGAATTGCAAAGTGATGATCAAAAGGCTCGCCTTGACGGTGGACTTTTAGATGCTGCCTTGGATAAATTGGAAGGCGAGTTTCGACGGCTGTTATCAGAACACAGTGTGCCACTTCCAATGTCTTCCCCTTCATCCCTGGGCCAACAGGCAGTAATTGCACCATCACCGTTACCTGTAACTGTCATTCAGAAGTTGCAAGCAATTCTTGGGCGGTTGATTGTTAATAATAGGCTTGAAAGGTGCATATCAATCTATGTTGAAGTACGTGGTTCAAATGTTAGAGCCAGTTTGCAGGCTCTTGATTTGGATTATCTTGAGATCTCCATAGCTGAATTCAATGATGTGCAGAGCATAGAGGGCTATATAGCTCAGTGGGGCAAGCATTTGGAGTTTGCAGTGAAACATTTGTTTGAAGCGGAGTACAAGCTTTGCAATGATGTGTTTGAGAGGATTGGATTGGATGTGTGGATGGGATGCTTTTCCAGTATAGCTGCTCAAGCAGGTTTTCTTGCATTTCTTCAATTTGGGAAGACTGTTGCAGAAAGTAAAAAAGACCCGATCAAGCTTTTGAAGTTGCTGGATATATTCGCATCTCTAAACAAGTTAAGGCTGGATTTTAACAGGCTCTTTGGTGGAGCAGCCTGTATTGAGATCCAAAACCTTACAAGGGACCTCATTAAGAGGGTGATTGATGGGGCATCCGAGATTTTCTGGGAACTTTTGGTTCAGGTGGAGTTGCAGAGGCAGATTCCTCCTCCTCCAGATGGGGGTGTGCCGAGACTAGTAAGCTTTATCACTGATTACTGTAATAAGCTTCTTGGGGATGACTATAAGCCCATTCTGACCCAGGTTCTGATCATTCATCGAAGTTGGAAGCACGAGAGGTTTCAGGAGAGACTCCTTGTTACTGAGGTACTGAATGTAATAAAGGCCATTGAGCTCAATGTGGAGACTTGGACAAAGGCTTACGAAGACACCATCCTATCTAACCTTTTTGCTATGAACAACCACTATCATTTGTACAAGCACTTAAAAGGAACAAAACTTGGAGATCTCTTGGGAGATTCTTGGTTAAGAGAACATGAGCAGTACAAGGACTATTATGCCACGATCTTCTTGAGAGACAGTTGGGGGAAGCTTCCCAGTCATCTAAGTCGGGAAGGTCTTATTCTTTTCTCAGGTGGGCGTGCCACTGCTCGTGATCTTGTCAAGAAAAGGCTGAAGACTTTCAATGAAGCTTTTGATGAAATGTACAGGAAGCAGTCAAACTGGGTTATGCCTGAGAGAGACCTCAGGGAGAAGACATGCCAATTGATAGTGCAAGCGGTTGTTCCTGTTTATCGAAGTTATATGCAGAACTATGGGCCCTTGGTTGAGCAGGATGGAAGTTCAAGTAAATATGCAAAATACTCCGTGCAGGCCTTGGAGCAAATGCTTGCCTCTCTATTTCAACCCAAGCCAGGAAGATATGGAAGTTTCAAAGGCAGGCAGCCTAGTGAGAAATTCAACAATGGGGTTGCAGATCTTCGTCGTACAGCATCTGCGGTTGTGTGA